The following proteins are encoded in a genomic region of Neospora caninum Liverpool complete genome, chromosome XI:
- a CDS encoding Aldehyde dehydrogenase, related, with product MSTSLGSLIPFMKEGKVPMFIDNKFVTSKTNIADKDRVHLVHCPSTNMSLAKRKKFLLSFLHALENGQEDLANIITREHGKTLCDARGEVRRGIEAVEETLSASSFLRGDNLHDIAEGMDCFTYKLPLGVCSGITPFNFPAMIPLWMFPIACLAGNTFLLKPSERTPLAATKLMSFVQEAGWPKGVVNVVANIFTSCAESPGNALNATWGRKTMQLSCQEEALNGVVTAAFGEAGQRCMSISVVLLVGDAGNWLEDLLLRAIGAGNDPSVKVGPLISKESKLRVKAAVKQSIREGAKLVLDGLHPVVEGLPNGNFLGPTVLEIPHLDITAYKEELFGPVLCVKKVNSLQQAVDLVNTNKYLLE from the exons ATGTCCACAAGCCTAGGGTCACTGATTCCTTTCatgaaagagggaaaagtcCCCATGTTCATAGACAACAAGTTTGTTACGAGCAAAACAAACATCGCCGATAAGGATCGGGTTCACCTCGTACACTGCCCGTCAACCAAC ATGAGCCTGGCTAAAAGGAAGAAGTTTCTACTCTCCTTCTTGCACGCATTGGAAAACGGACAGGAAGACCTTGCTAACATCATCACACGAG AACATGGGAAGACGCTTTGCGATGCACGAGGTGAAGTCAGGCGTGGAATCGAAGCTGTAGAAGAGACGTTAtcagcttcttctttcctgcgaGGCGATAATTTGCATGACATAGCAGAGGGTATGGACTGCTTCACATACAAGCTCCCACTTGGCGTCTGCTCCGGCATCACACCTTTCAATTTCCCCGCCATG ATTCCACTATGGATGTTTCCAATCGCCTGTTTAGCTGGAAACACATTCTTGCTAAAGCCGTCCGAAAGGACTCCGCTGGCGGCAACAAAGCTCATGAGTTTCGTTCAAGAAGCTGGCTGGCCGAAAGGTGTTGTTAACGTTGTG GCGAACATATTTACAAGCTGTGCGGAGAGTCCGGGAAACGCGCTCAATGCAACATGGGGGCGAAAAACCATGCAGTTGTCATGCCAG gaagaagctCTCAATGGAGTTGTAACTGCGGCTTTCGGCGAAGCAGGCCAGCGCTGCATGTCCATTTCAGTGGTGCTATTGGTTGGCGACGCCGGAAACTGGTTGGAAGACCTCCTCCTCCGTGCAA TTGGCGCCGGCAACGACCCGAGCGTCAAAGTTGGGCCGTTGATTTCCAAGGAATCGAAGCTTCGAGTCAAGGCGGCGGTGAAGCAGAGCATTCGCGAGGGCGCAAAGCTGGTCCTCGACGGCCTTCATCCGGTCGTAGAAGGCCTCCCCAACGGCAACTTTCTTGGTCCGACAGTACTTGAGATTCCTCATCTGGACATCACCGCCTACAAG GAGGAACTTTTCGGGCCGGTTCTATGCGTTAAGAAGGTCAATTCTCTTCAACAGGCGGTGGACCTCGTGAACACCAACAAATAT CTTCTTGAGTAG
- a CDS encoding putative tRNA (guanine-N1)-methyltransferase: MAETGGARVRGCPVTSTDATKGRNRTHAAVNAEPVDTVRAESVSAKKPPNSVLASNDNGDSGCDASGDTSVDSTNGAKSPPCGASESKNQLRKRRRQERHEQRKEFWKAKKKELKAQKRSRRLQSVEGGEKSPSESGGFPAESCLPERAERVSAESTESKSTLSLAAQAEAGRSAEQRKTPRRAPRPSLCRLAGVSAPGSGDCRCRETGNGCLNADDSAPAPTPSPCDKEHSSSKAQPVTLMSTAGSACSRCSACLRGSVGIVVDCDFEHLQTEREILSLSQQLMYSYGACRRHNKAAQLSCRTESESDCPREESKSAEMWRSDPGRDACSSGSNPLSETSETTNGAPVAGESEDHGSDTPQKSRAAEGAQGCTTREAAETSSVTRPVTPHGARDTADLQVNRVPNSDSAAAGNVRTHQRPETPFSDSRRDASGEVDICRTRDAPEGKKVLPVCFSIAGVGPQLAAHLNAFQGFPRWRCEAYTERFSELYLNRNPVQRQAADAQEEANSEQLESAPATAASIDFVDGATQTGADPQVVYLSGDAEEILQDMRPGYRYVIGGVVDRNRHKGLTVRKSKEEKVHAARLPIREYLGRELDGSAILTVNQVVEILLGYLSTRDWHAALVKAFPTRKGRRESGVP; this comes from the exons ATGGCGGAAACTGGCGGCGCGAGGGTCCGCGGTTGCCCAGTAACTTCTACAGATGCAACCAAGGGAAGGAACAGAACGCACGCAGCCGTGAACGCAGAGCCGGTGGACACCGTCAGAGCTGAAAGCGTTTCGGCAAAGAAGCCTCCCAACTCTGTGCTGGCAAGCAATGACAACGGCGACTCTGGCTGCGACGCCTCGGGTGACACGTCTGTAGACTCGACCAATGGTGCGAAATCCCCTCCGTGCGGCGCGTCTGAGAGTAAAAACCAACTtcggaagcgacggcgacaggAGCGACACGAGCAAAGAAAGGAATTttggaaagcgaagaagaaggagctAAAAGCGCAAAAGAGGTCGCGGCGACTTCAGTCTGTGGAGGGCGGTGAGAAGTCTCCCAGCGAAAGCGGAGGCTTCCCGGCAGAGAGTTGCCTTCCAgagagggcggagagagTCAGCGCAGAAAGCACAGAGAGCAAAAGCACTCTTTCTCTAGCTGCGCAAGCGGAAGCTGGCAGGAGTGcggaacagaggaagacaccCCGACGGGCTCCACGGCCCTCACTATGCAGACTTGCAGGAGTCAGCGCACCCGGCAGCGGCGACTGCCGTTGCAGAGAAACTGGTAATGGGTGTTTGAACGCGGATGACTCCGCCCCTGCTCCGACTCCGTCGCCCTGTGACAAAGAGCATTCTTCCTCGAAGGCGCAACCCGTCACGCTCATGTCGACGGCGGGCTCTGCGTGCTCTCGATGCTCGGCGTGTTTGCGCGGCTCCGTAGGAATTGTTGTCGACTGTGATTTCGAGCATCTTCAAACGGAGCGAGAAATCCTGAGTCTCTCCCAGCAACTCATGTACTCGTACGGCGCGTGCAGGCGGCACAACAAAGCAGCACAGCTCTCGTGTCGCACAGAGTCTGAAAGCGACTGCCCGAGAGAAGAATCGAAAAGCGCCGAAATGTGGAGAAGCGACCCCGGACGCGACGCGTGTTCTTCTGGGAGCAATCCGTTGTCGGAGACAAGTGAGACAACGAATGGGGCTCCGGTcgcaggagaaagcgaggaccACGGGTCAGATACGCCGCAGAAGTCACGCGCTGCCGAAGGAGCACAAGGGTGCACAACACGGGAAGCGGCTGAGACATCCAGTGTCACGCGACCGGTAACTCCGCACGGAGCCCGGGACACAGCCGATTTGCAAGTGAACAGAGTTCCCAACTCGGACTCGGCGGCAGCCGGAAACGTGCGGACACACCAACGACCGGAAACGCCTTTTTCAGATTCTCGACGTGATGCTAGCGGGGAAGTCGATATCTGCCGAACTCGCGACGCGccggaagggaagaaagttCTCCCCGTCTGTTTTTCGATCGCGGGTGTGGGCCCGCAGTTGGCCGCGCACCTCAATGCGTTTCAAGGTTTCCCGCGGTGGCGCTGCGAGGCGTACACCGAGCGCTTCAGTGAGCTCTACCTGAATCGGAACCCTGTGCAGCGCCAGGCCGCGGACGcgcaggaagaggcaaaTTCAGAACAGCTCGAAAGCGCGCCAGCGACCGCAGCAAGCATCGATTTTGTGGACGGGGCCACGCAGACAGGAGCGGACCCGCAAGTGGTCTACCTGAGCGGGGACGCCGAGGAGATTCTCCAAGACATGCGACCCGGCTATCGCTATGTGATTGGCGGCGTGGTGGACCGCAACCGCCATAAAGGATTGACCGTTCGAAAGAGCAAGGAGGAGAAGGTGCACGCGGCTCGCCTCCCCATCCGGGAATATCTGGGCAGAGAACTGGACGGCTCGGCTATTCTGACTGTCAACCAG GTGGTAGAGATTCTTCTTGGTTACCTGTCCACGCGC